A region from the Saccharomonospora azurea NA-128 genome encodes:
- the scpA gene encoding methylmalonyl-CoA mutase, giving the protein MSIPDFSGIDLGAPPAGSADAGRGAWTDAVRAATGKDVDALTWETPEGIGVKPLYTAEDLADVDFLHTYPGIAPYLRGPYPTMYTTQPWTIRQYAGFSTAGESNAFYRRNLAAGQKGLSVAFDLATHRGYDSDHPRVAGDVGMAGVAIDSIYDMRQLFDGIPLDRMSVSMTMNGAVLPVLALYVVAAEEQGVRPEQLAGTIQNDILKEFMVRNTYIYPPQPSMRIISDIFAFTSRHMPKFNSISISGYHMQEAGATADLELAYTLADGVEYIRAGLDAGLDIDAFAPRLSFFWAIGMNFFMEVAKLRAARLLWAKLVKQFEPGNPKSLSLRTHSQTSGWSLTAQDVYNNVVRTCVEAMAATQGHTQSLHTNALDEALALPTDTSARIARNTQLLLQQESGTTDVIDPWGGSAYVERLTHELARRAWAHIEEVEAAGGMARAIDAGIPKLRIEEAAARTQARIDSGRQPVIGVNKYRVGAEDDTELDVLKIDNAEVRAQQLEKLRTLRDERDESATQDALRRLTAGAEGDGNLLELAIDAARAKATVGEISEALEKIWGRHSGQIRTISGVYREEVGRTSGVEAARQRVETFAVAEGRRPRILVAKMGQDGHDRGQKVIASAFADLGFDVDVGPLFSTPAEVARQAVEADVHIVGVSSLAAGHLSLVPALREELEELGRDDIMIVCGGVIPPQDYDALREAGAAAIFGPGTVIADSAVTLLDELEARHA; this is encoded by the coding sequence ATGAGCATTCCCGACTTCAGCGGCATCGACCTGGGCGCGCCGCCCGCCGGCTCCGCGGACGCGGGCCGAGGAGCGTGGACCGACGCCGTGCGGGCCGCCACGGGCAAGGACGTCGACGCGCTGACGTGGGAGACGCCGGAAGGCATCGGGGTCAAGCCGCTGTACACGGCCGAGGACCTCGCCGACGTCGATTTCCTGCACACCTATCCCGGCATCGCGCCCTACCTGCGTGGCCCGTACCCCACGATGTACACCACGCAGCCGTGGACGATCCGCCAGTACGCGGGGTTCTCCACGGCGGGCGAGTCCAACGCCTTCTACCGGCGCAACCTCGCCGCGGGGCAGAAGGGCCTGTCGGTGGCGTTCGACCTCGCCACCCACCGCGGCTACGACTCCGACCACCCCAGGGTGGCCGGTGACGTCGGCATGGCGGGCGTGGCGATCGACTCGATCTACGACATGCGCCAGCTGTTCGACGGCATTCCGCTCGACCGCATGAGCGTGTCGATGACGATGAACGGCGCCGTGCTGCCCGTGCTGGCGTTGTACGTCGTCGCGGCCGAGGAACAGGGGGTGCGGCCCGAGCAGCTCGCGGGGACCATCCAGAACGACATCCTCAAGGAGTTCATGGTCCGCAACACCTACATCTACCCTCCGCAGCCGTCGATGCGGATCATCTCCGACATCTTCGCGTTCACCTCGCGGCACATGCCGAAGTTCAACTCGATCTCGATCTCCGGCTACCACATGCAGGAAGCCGGCGCGACGGCCGACCTGGAGCTCGCGTACACGCTCGCCGACGGCGTCGAGTACATCCGGGCCGGGCTGGACGCGGGACTCGACATCGACGCGTTCGCGCCTCGGCTGTCGTTCTTCTGGGCGATCGGCATGAACTTCTTCATGGAGGTCGCGAAGCTGCGGGCGGCGAGGCTGTTGTGGGCCAAGCTCGTGAAGCAGTTCGAGCCGGGCAACCCGAAGTCGTTGAGCCTGCGCACGCACTCCCAGACCTCCGGGTGGTCGCTCACGGCCCAGGACGTCTACAACAACGTGGTGCGCACCTGCGTCGAGGCGATGGCCGCCACGCAGGGACACACGCAGTCGTTGCACACCAACGCCCTCGACGAGGCGCTCGCGTTGCCCACCGACACCAGCGCCCGCATCGCGCGCAACACCCAGCTGCTGCTGCAGCAGGAGTCCGGCACCACCGACGTCATCGACCCGTGGGGCGGCAGCGCCTACGTCGAGCGGCTCACCCACGAGCTGGCGCGGCGCGCGTGGGCCCACATCGAGGAGGTCGAGGCGGCGGGCGGGATGGCGCGCGCCATCGACGCGGGCATCCCGAAGCTCCGCATCGAGGAGGCCGCGGCCCGCACGCAGGCCCGCATCGACTCGGGCAGGCAGCCGGTGATCGGCGTCAACAAGTACCGCGTCGGTGCCGAGGACGACACCGAACTCGACGTCCTGAAGATCGACAACGCGGAGGTGCGGGCACAGCAGCTGGAGAAGCTGCGCACACTCCGAGACGAGCGCGACGAGTCCGCCACCCAGGACGCGCTGCGCAGGCTCACGGCGGGAGCGGAGGGCGACGGCAACCTGCTGGAGCTCGCCATCGACGCCGCCAGGGCCAAGGCCACGGTCGGCGAGATCTCCGAGGCCCTGGAGAAGATCTGGGGCAGGCATTCCGGCCAGATCCGTACCATCTCCGGTGTGTACCGCGAGGAGGTCGGCAGGACGTCGGGTGTGGAGGCCGCTCGGCAGCGCGTCGAGACCTTCGCCGTGGCCGAGGGCAGGCGCCCGCGGATCCTCGTGGCCAAGATGGGGCAGGACGGGCACGACCGTGGTCAGAAGGTGATCGCCTCCGCGTTCGCCGACCTCGGTTTCGACGTCGACGTCGGCCCGCTGTTCTCGACCCCGGCCGAGGTCGCGCGGCAGGCCGTCGAGGCCGACGTGCACATCGTCGGGGTGTCGTCGCTGGCGGCGGGACACCTCTCGCTCGTCCCGGCGTTGCGCGAGGAGCTGGAAGAGCTCGGTCGCGACGACATCATGATCGTGTGCGGCGGCGTCATCCCACCGCAGGACTACGACGCGCTGCGCGAGGCCGGTGCCGCCGCGATCTTCGGACCCGGCACGGTGATCGCCGACTCGGCGGTGACCCTGCTGGACGAGCTCGAGGCACGGCACGCGTAG
- a CDS encoding amidohydrolase, with protein sequence MTVLDSRPDLPGDSGPDASVEALLAASGAATIGDVGQGRGPDWLDAWLAERTTDVVAWRRHIHAHPELARREYGTTEMVTKLLTSAGLRPRVLPGGTGVVCDVGTGSRCVALRADLDALPLTEATGLPFASTVDGVAHACGHDVHTTVLLGAGLALATAAELPGRVRLIFQPAEEVMPGGALDAIDAGVLDGVERIFGLHCDPRLPVGSVGTRIGALTSAADLVELTLSSPGGHTSRPHLTADLVHGLGTVITSLPAVLSRRVDPRSGTVLVWGAVHAGEAANAVPQEGLLRGTLRTADHETWTMLEPLVESSVKALLAPTGVGYELHYRRGVPPVVSEPESTSLLRAGVEAALGADALVGTEQSSGGEDFGWYLEHVPGAFARLGVWSGEGPMRDLHQPTFEADERALLTGIRTMVHTALAALAS encoded by the coding sequence GTGACCGTTCTCGACTCGCGACCCGACCTGCCGGGCGATTCCGGCCCGGATGCGTCGGTCGAAGCCCTGCTCGCCGCGTCGGGTGCGGCCACCATCGGTGATGTGGGACAGGGACGTGGCCCCGACTGGCTCGACGCGTGGCTCGCCGAGCGCACGACGGACGTCGTGGCGTGGCGTCGGCACATCCACGCCCACCCCGAACTGGCGCGGCGCGAGTACGGAACCACCGAGATGGTCACCAAGCTGCTCACCTCCGCCGGGCTGCGGCCGAGGGTGCTGCCCGGCGGCACCGGCGTCGTGTGCGACGTCGGCACCGGATCGCGGTGCGTCGCCCTGCGCGCCGACCTGGACGCCCTCCCGCTGACGGAGGCGACCGGGTTGCCCTTCGCCTCCACGGTGGACGGCGTGGCGCACGCCTGCGGCCACGACGTGCACACCACCGTGCTGCTCGGTGCAGGGCTCGCGCTCGCCACCGCGGCGGAGCTGCCCGGGCGCGTCCGGCTCATCTTCCAGCCGGCCGAGGAGGTCATGCCCGGTGGCGCGCTCGACGCCATCGACGCGGGCGTGCTCGACGGCGTGGAACGCATTTTCGGCCTGCACTGCGACCCGCGGCTGCCCGTCGGCAGTGTCGGCACCCGGATCGGCGCGTTGACGTCCGCGGCCGACCTGGTGGAGCTCACCCTGTCGTCGCCGGGCGGGCACACCTCCCGGCCGCACCTGACCGCCGACCTGGTGCACGGCCTCGGCACCGTGATCACGTCGCTGCCCGCCGTGTTGTCGCGTCGCGTGGACCCGCGGTCGGGCACCGTGCTGGTGTGGGGCGCCGTGCACGCCGGTGAGGCGGCCAACGCCGTGCCGCAGGAGGGCCTGCTGCGCGGCACGCTGCGGACCGCCGACCACGAGACCTGGACCATGCTGGAGCCGCTGGTCGAGTCGTCGGTGAAGGCGCTGCTCGCGCCCACCGGCGTGGGATATGAACTGCACTACCGGCGCGGCGTCCCACCCGTGGTGAGCGAACCCGAGAGCACGAGCCTCCTGCGCGCGGGCGTCGAGGCGGCGTTGGGGGCCGACGCGCTCGTCGGTACCGAGCAGTCGTCGGGTGGCGAGGACTTCGGTTGGTACCTCGAGCACGTGCCCGGGGCGTTCGCGCGGCTCGGTGTGTGGTCCGGTGAGGGACCCATGCGTGACCTGCACCAGCCGACGTTCGAGGCCGACGAACGCGCGCTGCTCACCGGCATCCGGACCATGGTCCACACCGCCCTGGCGGCGCTGGCCTCCTGA
- a CDS encoding gamma-glutamylcyclotransferase, translating into MPLYAAYGSNMDPAQMTQRAPHSPMAGTGWLEGWRLTFGGEDLNWEGALATIVEDPGSRVFVVLYDVTPQDEATLDQWEGGELGLHNKIRLRVQTMDGSVLAWLYVLDAYEGGLPSARYLGVLADAAEAAGAPADYVDDLRTRPCKRIGP; encoded by the coding sequence GTGCCCCTCTACGCCGCATACGGGTCCAACATGGATCCCGCCCAGATGACGCAGCGAGCCCCGCACTCGCCGATGGCGGGCACCGGCTGGCTGGAAGGCTGGCGGCTCACCTTCGGCGGCGAAGACCTGAACTGGGAAGGTGCGCTCGCCACGATCGTGGAGGACCCCGGGTCGCGGGTCTTCGTCGTGCTCTACGACGTCACGCCGCAGGACGAGGCGACGCTCGACCAGTGGGAGGGTGGCGAGCTCGGGCTGCACAACAAGATCAGGCTGCGGGTGCAGACCATGGACGGGTCCGTGCTGGCCTGGCTCTACGTCCTCGACGCCTACGAGGGCGGGCTGCCCTCGGCGCGCTATCTCGGCGTCCTGGCCGACGCCGCCGAAGCGGCGGGCGCCCCCGCCGACTACGTCGACGATCTCCGCACCCGCCCCTGTAAACGCATAGGCCCCTGA
- a CDS encoding DUF559 domain-containing protein, which yields MSQLWAGRSAVLRRDAVANMGERAVRVALNLGMLTQPWRGVVVRTADLAKLRTRAEAAVLSVRRPVVVSGPTALALHGCAAVGETGPVHVTVPYSRSARSRPGLVMHQNRYEPDDVVDVEGLPVFALDLAVAEQLCDGDRRKAFGSLDEVLRRHTDSEAFRASVRGRLAARDDRRGVAKALMLTDLATGRADSPPESSLLLVVVEAGLPIPEVQYPVHTIDGRLLYVLDLAWESWRIALEYDGYDAHEGRAAYDAERDRRLAGRGWQVVRATAQDLRDPSRVLGELKRAFADRSC from the coding sequence ATGTCGCAGCTCTGGGCCGGGCGCAGCGCCGTACTGCGGCGCGACGCCGTGGCGAACATGGGAGAACGGGCCGTGCGGGTGGCGTTGAACCTCGGCATGTTGACGCAACCGTGGCGGGGCGTCGTGGTGCGGACCGCCGACCTCGCCAAGCTCCGCACCCGCGCGGAGGCGGCAGTGCTGTCCGTCCGCCGTCCCGTCGTGGTGTCCGGGCCCACGGCGTTGGCGCTGCACGGCTGCGCCGCGGTGGGGGAGACGGGCCCGGTACACGTCACGGTGCCGTATTCGAGGTCGGCACGGTCGCGGCCGGGACTGGTGATGCACCAGAACCGGTACGAACCGGACGACGTCGTCGACGTCGAAGGCCTTCCCGTGTTCGCGCTCGACCTCGCGGTGGCCGAACAGCTCTGCGACGGTGATCGACGGAAAGCGTTCGGGAGTCTCGACGAGGTGTTGCGCCGGCACACCGACTCCGAGGCCTTCCGCGCGTCGGTACGCGGACGGCTCGCCGCCCGCGACGACCGGCGCGGCGTGGCGAAGGCGCTCATGCTCACCGACCTCGCCACCGGGCGTGCCGACTCACCGCCGGAGAGTTCGCTCCTGCTCGTCGTGGTGGAGGCGGGGCTGCCGATCCCCGAGGTGCAGTATCCGGTGCACACGATCGACGGGCGGCTGCTCTACGTCCTCGACCTGGCGTGGGAGTCGTGGCGGATCGCTCTCGAATACGACGGGTACGACGCGCACGAGGGCCGTGCCGCCTACGACGCCGAACGGGACCGGCGGCTGGCCGGGCGTGGGTGGCAGGTCGTCCGGGCGACGGCACAGGATCTCCGTGATCCGTCGCGGGTGCTGGGGGAGCTGAAGCGAGCCTTCGCCGACCGCTCGTGTTAG
- the meaB gene encoding methylmalonyl Co-A mutase-associated GTPase MeaB, with translation MARILDVSAYAKGVLDGDRGILARAITLVESQRADHRERAQELLVELLPHAGRATRVGITGVPGVGKSTFIDQLGTQLTAAGHRVAVLAVDPSSTRTGGSILGDKTRMARLAVDPAAFIRPSPTSGTLGGVARATRETIVLMEAAGYDVVLVETVGVGQSEVTVAGMVDSFLFLTLARTGDQLQGIKKGVLELADVIAVNKADGDHEREARRAARELSGALRMIYGPDAEWTPPVLTCSGLTGAGLDTVWQQLGRHRAHLAESGELEAKRQRQQVDWTWAMVRDQLLDRLVQHPDVRAIVDDVERDVREGRSTATLAAERILRAFGVDSRRGG, from the coding sequence ATGGCACGCATCCTCGACGTCTCCGCGTACGCCAAGGGCGTCCTCGACGGCGACCGCGGCATCCTCGCCAGGGCGATCACGCTGGTCGAATCGCAGCGCGCCGACCATCGGGAACGCGCGCAGGAGCTGCTCGTCGAGCTGCTGCCGCACGCCGGAAGGGCCACCCGGGTGGGCATCACCGGCGTGCCCGGAGTCGGCAAGTCGACCTTCATCGACCAGCTCGGCACCCAGCTCACCGCCGCGGGACACCGGGTGGCCGTCCTCGCGGTCGACCCCTCCTCCACCCGCACCGGCGGCAGCATCCTCGGCGACAAGACCCGCATGGCGCGGCTGGCCGTCGACCCGGCGGCGTTCATCCGGCCGTCGCCCACCTCCGGCACGCTCGGCGGCGTGGCCAGGGCGACCCGCGAGACCATCGTGCTGATGGAGGCCGCGGGCTACGACGTCGTGCTGGTCGAGACCGTCGGCGTCGGCCAGTCGGAGGTCACCGTCGCGGGAATGGTCGACTCCTTCCTGTTCCTCACCCTGGCCCGCACGGGCGACCAGCTCCAGGGAATCAAGAAGGGCGTGCTCGAACTCGCCGACGTCATCGCCGTCAACAAGGCCGACGGTGACCACGAGCGGGAGGCGCGTCGCGCGGCGCGGGAGCTCTCCGGTGCGCTGCGCATGATCTACGGCCCGGACGCGGAGTGGACGCCCCCCGTGCTGACGTGCAGCGGGCTGACCGGGGCCGGACTCGACACCGTGTGGCAGCAACTCGGGCGGCACCGGGCCCACCTGGCCGAGTCGGGCGAGCTGGAGGCCAAGCGCCAGCGCCAGCAGGTCGACTGGACCTGGGCCATGGTCCGCGACCAGCTGCTCGACCGGCTGGTGCAGCATCCCGACGTCCGCGCGATCGTCGACGACGTCGAGCGCGACGTGCGCGAGGGACGCAGTACGGCCACACTCGCGGCCGAGCGCATTCTGCGGGCGTTCGGCGTCGACTCCCGGCGTGGGGGCTGA
- a CDS encoding NAD(P)H-quinone dehydrogenase: MTKIVIMGGGPAGYEAALVAAQHDADVTVVERDGLGGACVLYDCVPSKTFIASSGARASLQSFPELGISVDPPSVDLPSVHGRVRGLALAQSADIRARVQREGVRVVTGTARFRDTEPGLATHKVGVTDSETGEEELLDADVVLVATGATPRVLPGAVPDGERILDWRQLYSLPELPEHLAVVGSGVTGAEFASAYTEMGVKVTVVSSRDRVLPHEDADAAAVLEEVFSKRGTTVVKHARADRVERTADGVVVHLTDGRQIEASHALMTVGSVPNTTDIGLERVGIEPGPGGFINVDRVSRTSAPGVYAAGDCTGVLMLASVASMQGRIAMWHALGEGVAPIRLRTVAANVFTHPEIATVGVSQQAIDSGEVPARTIMLPLSTNARAKMEGVRHGFVKLFCRPATGVVVGGVVVGPNASELILPIALAVQNQLTVDNLALTFSVYPSLSGSVTEAGRQLMRHDDLD, translated from the coding sequence TTGACCAAAATCGTGATCATGGGTGGCGGGCCCGCCGGTTACGAGGCGGCACTGGTCGCCGCGCAACACGACGCGGACGTCACCGTGGTCGAGCGGGATGGTCTCGGCGGCGCGTGCGTCCTCTACGACTGTGTTCCCTCGAAGACGTTCATCGCCTCGTCCGGCGCGCGGGCGAGCCTGCAGAGCTTCCCCGAGCTGGGCATCTCGGTCGACCCGCCGAGCGTCGACCTGCCGAGCGTGCACGGCCGGGTGCGGGGACTCGCGCTCGCGCAGTCGGCCGACATCCGGGCGCGCGTGCAGCGGGAGGGCGTCCGGGTGGTCACCGGTACGGCGCGGTTCCGGGACACGGAGCCGGGCCTCGCGACGCACAAGGTCGGCGTGACCGACTCGGAGACCGGTGAGGAGGAGCTCCTCGACGCCGACGTGGTGCTGGTGGCCACGGGCGCGACGCCGCGGGTGCTGCCGGGTGCGGTGCCGGACGGTGAGCGTATCCTCGACTGGCGTCAGCTCTACAGCCTGCCGGAGCTGCCCGAGCATCTCGCCGTGGTCGGCTCGGGGGTCACCGGCGCGGAGTTCGCCTCCGCGTACACCGAGATGGGCGTCAAGGTCACCGTCGTGTCGAGCCGTGACCGGGTGCTGCCGCACGAGGACGCCGACGCCGCCGCGGTGCTGGAGGAGGTCTTCTCGAAGCGCGGCACCACCGTGGTCAAGCACGCGAGGGCCGACCGGGTCGAGCGCACCGCCGACGGCGTCGTCGTGCACCTCACCGACGGCAGGCAGATCGAGGCCAGCCACGCGCTCATGACCGTCGGTTCGGTGCCCAACACCACCGACATCGGGTTGGAGCGTGTGGGCATCGAGCCCGGCCCCGGTGGTTTCATCAACGTCGACCGCGTCTCGCGGACCAGCGCACCGGGCGTCTACGCGGCGGGTGACTGCACGGGCGTGCTCATGCTCGCCTCGGTCGCGAGCATGCAGGGCCGGATCGCGATGTGGCACGCCCTCGGCGAGGGGGTGGCGCCGATCCGGTTGCGCACGGTCGCGGCCAACGTGTTCACCCACCCCGAGATCGCCACGGTGGGCGTGAGCCAGCAGGCGATCGACTCCGGGGAGGTCCCGGCCCGCACGATCATGCTGCCGCTGTCGACGAACGCCCGCGCCAAGATGGAGGGCGTGCGGCACGGCTTCGTCAAGCTGTTCTGCCGTCCCGCGACGGGTGTCGTGGTGGGCGGTGTCGTGGTGGGCCCGAACGCCAGCGAGCTGATCCTGCCGATCGCGCTGGCCGTGCAGAACCAGCTCACGGTCGACAACCTCGCGCTGACGTTCTCGGTGTACCCGTCGCTGTCCGGGTCGGTCACCGAGGCGGGCCGTCAGCTGATGAGGCACGACGACTTGGACTGA
- a CDS encoding methylmalonyl-CoA mutase family protein: MSKGVAQTGDLALAAEFEAPSRRQWERLVDKVLERMGSSRDRLVTTTDDGIEIQPLYTADDRAPSAGVPGMPPFVRGARPEGHVVAGWDVRARHEAGDGGDPAALNDAVLVDLDGGVTSLWLCVGEGGLPVDSLADALRDVRLDLAPVVLDAGAEYERAAEALLALHAEQGVPDAEVAGNLGADPIGLRARTGREFDVAGAVALTTRLDGRHPRLATVVADGLPYHEAGSSDAQEIGAATASAVAYLRAMTEAGLDVAEAASRIEFRLAATTDQFGTIAKFRAARRVWARVVEVCGAPDVAMRQHAVTSPAMMTRRDPSVNLLRTTVACFAAGVGGADAVTVLPFDHALGLPDRFSRRLARNTQAILLEESKLAAVIDPAGGSWYVENRTDALARRAWDEFTAIEKAGGIEAELASGALGERIARTWQARSRRIATRRDAITGVSEFPLLEEKDFDRAPRPTVRANGGLPRVRYAQGYERLRDRSDAHLAEHGSRPKVFLATLGPLSEHTARATFAANLFLAGGIEPVNPELGDPTTEELVDAFRACGTPVACVCGTDAAYAEKAAEVAEALRAAGATTVLVAGRPGESDPDSAISGYVHRGCDALAVLTDTLDTLGVAS; this comes from the coding sequence ATGAGCAAGGGGGTAGCGCAGACGGGTGATCTTGCGCTCGCGGCCGAGTTCGAGGCACCGAGCCGCCGGCAGTGGGAACGACTGGTCGACAAGGTGCTCGAACGCATGGGCTCCAGTCGCGACCGGCTGGTGACGACCACCGACGACGGCATCGAGATCCAACCCCTCTACACCGCCGACGACCGGGCGCCGTCCGCCGGAGTCCCCGGTATGCCCCCGTTCGTGCGGGGAGCCCGCCCGGAGGGCCACGTGGTCGCGGGGTGGGACGTGCGTGCCCGGCACGAGGCCGGGGACGGCGGGGATCCCGCTGCGCTCAACGACGCCGTGCTCGTCGACCTCGACGGCGGTGTCACCTCGCTGTGGCTGTGCGTGGGTGAGGGCGGTCTGCCGGTCGACTCCCTCGCGGACGCGTTGCGTGACGTGCGACTGGACCTCGCGCCGGTGGTCCTCGACGCGGGTGCGGAGTACGAACGGGCCGCTGAGGCCTTGCTCGCCCTGCACGCGGAACAGGGAGTGCCCGACGCCGAGGTGGCGGGCAACCTCGGTGCCGACCCGATCGGGTTGCGCGCCCGGACCGGCCGGGAGTTCGACGTCGCGGGAGCCGTGGCCCTCACGACCCGGCTCGACGGCCGCCACCCGCGGCTCGCGACCGTCGTCGCCGACGGGCTGCCCTACCACGAGGCCGGGTCGTCCGACGCCCAGGAGATCGGTGCGGCGACCGCGTCGGCGGTGGCGTATCTGCGGGCGATGACCGAGGCGGGACTCGACGTGGCCGAGGCCGCCTCGCGCATCGAGTTCCGGTTGGCGGCCACCACCGACCAGTTCGGCACGATCGCGAAGTTCCGCGCGGCACGCCGAGTGTGGGCACGCGTCGTGGAGGTGTGTGGTGCCCCGGACGTCGCCATGCGGCAGCACGCCGTCACCTCGCCCGCGATGATGACGCGCCGCGACCCCTCGGTGAACCTGCTGCGCACCACGGTCGCCTGCTTCGCGGCGGGCGTGGGCGGCGCCGACGCGGTCACCGTGCTGCCGTTCGACCACGCCCTCGGGCTGCCCGACCGGTTCTCCCGGCGGCTCGCCCGCAACACGCAGGCCATCCTCCTGGAGGAGAGCAAGCTCGCCGCGGTGATCGACCCGGCGGGCGGCTCCTGGTACGTCGAGAACCGCACCGATGCGCTCGCCCGCAGGGCGTGGGACGAGTTCACGGCCATCGAGAAGGCGGGCGGCATCGAGGCCGAGCTCGCCTCCGGTGCGCTGGGGGAGCGCATCGCGCGCACCTGGCAGGCGCGGTCGCGCCGGATCGCCACGCGCCGCGACGCGATCACGGGCGTCAGCGAGTTCCCGCTGCTGGAGGAGAAGGACTTCGACCGCGCCCCGCGCCCCACGGTGCGGGCGAACGGCGGTCTGCCGCGCGTCCGCTACGCACAGGGCTACGAGCGTCTGCGTGACCGCTCTGACGCGCACCTCGCCGAACACGGCAGCAGGCCGAAGGTCTTCCTGGCCACCCTCGGCCCACTGTCGGAGCACACCGCCAGGGCCACGTTCGCGGCGAACCTCTTCCTGGCCGGGGGCATCGAGCCGGTGAACCCGGAGCTCGGTGACCCCACCACGGAGGAGCTCGTCGACGCGTTCCGGGCCTGCGGCACACCGGTGGCCTGCGTGTGCGGCACCGACGCCGCCTACGCCGAGAAGGCCGCCGAGGTGGCGGAGGCCCTGCGGGCGGCCGGAGCCACCACGGTGCTCGTCGCGGGCAGGCCCGGCGAATCCGATCCCGACAGCGCCATCAGCGGGTACGTCCACCGGGGCTGCGACGCGCTGGCCGTCCTCACCGACACGCTCGACACCCTGGGAGTCGCGTCATGA
- a CDS encoding serine/threonine-protein kinase, with translation MDHVSAPTDDRRLVAGRYRLRSVLGSGSMGTVWSAYDEFLHRPVAVKEVRMPHGVPPARVTELRERTLREARAIAVLSHPNVVILHDVVREHDDPYVVMELLPSRSLAGLVRQAGRLTVAQAAAVGEAVAAALEAAHAAGITHRDVKPGNVLVADDGRIKLTDFGIARNVSEATMTHTGMMLGSPAFIAPEVATGGPVTYTADLWGLGATLFAATEGRPPYDADGDPLETVVSVVQGDVPRPSPGPLAPVIRGLMMKKPSERMSLAEVRRRLYPLLAEPRHLLFPPELFAESDVGRVRDDASATRVIPRVPALPAEPDGEVEADGALAADPGPLPFSTDRPSATPASAPPARSAPRSSGGTKSPAGLFSRLPRRHLDLLTDLAGTVADRRAVLLTVAAVLFVLTAVLGFALTRILAG, from the coding sequence ATGGACCACGTGTCCGCTCCGACTGACGACCGACGTCTGGTGGCCGGCCGATACCGGCTGCGCTCCGTGCTCGGCTCCGGGTCCATGGGCACCGTGTGGTCCGCCTACGACGAGTTCCTTCACCGGCCCGTGGCCGTGAAGGAGGTCCGCATGCCGCACGGGGTGCCTCCCGCCCGCGTCACCGAGCTCCGAGAACGGACGCTGCGCGAGGCGAGAGCGATCGCCGTGCTGTCCCACCCGAACGTCGTCATCCTGCACGACGTCGTCAGGGAGCACGACGATCCGTACGTGGTCATGGAGCTGCTGCCCTCGCGGAGCCTCGCCGGGCTCGTGCGACAGGCGGGCAGGTTGACGGTCGCGCAGGCGGCGGCGGTCGGCGAGGCCGTGGCCGCGGCGCTGGAGGCGGCCCACGCCGCGGGCATCACCCACCGCGACGTCAAACCGGGCAACGTGCTCGTCGCCGACGACGGCCGCATCAAGCTCACCGACTTCGGCATCGCGCGCAACGTCTCCGAGGCGACCATGACGCACACGGGGATGATGCTCGGTTCCCCGGCGTTCATCGCGCCTGAAGTGGCCACCGGCGGCCCCGTCACGTACACCGCCGACCTGTGGGGACTGGGTGCGACGCTGTTCGCGGCCACCGAGGGACGGCCACCCTACGACGCCGACGGCGACCCGCTGGAGACCGTCGTGAGCGTCGTCCAGGGTGACGTGCCCCGCCCCTCCCCCGGTCCCCTGGCGCCGGTGATCCGCGGGCTGATGATGAAGAAGCCGTCCGAGCGCATGTCACTGGCCGAGGTACGGCGAAGGCTGTATCCGCTGCTCGCCGAACCCCGGCACCTGCTGTTCCCTCCGGAGCTCTTCGCCGAGAGCGACGTCGGCCGGGTGCGCGACGACGCCAGCGCCACGAGGGTGATCCCGCGTGTTCCGGCGCTTCCGGCGGAACCGGACGGGGAGGTGGAGGCCGACGGCGCGCTCGCCGCCGACCCGGGTCCGCTGCCGTTCTCGACCGACCGACCGTCGGCGACACCCGCGAGCGCTCCTCCGGCCCGGTCCGCGCCCCGCTCGTCGGGTGGCACGAAGTCGCCCGCGGGACTGTTCAGCCGACTCCCCCGCCGTCACCTCGACCTGCTCACCGACCTGGCGGGCACGGTCGCCGATCGCCGGGCCGTCCTGCTGACGGTGGCCGCCGTGCTGTTCGTGCTCACGGCCGTGCTGGGGTTCGCCCTCACCCGGATTCTGGCCGGCTGA